A stretch of Paenibacillus sp. URB8-2 DNA encodes these proteins:
- a CDS encoding GNAT family N-acetyltransferase: MFIIRPEQKEDILEISEVNNLAFKGEEEAKLVEAIRVSEFFVPELSLVAISNEVIGHILFSIISIETDSGLVPTLGLAPLSVKPEFQNQGIGSALVKEGLKKCKELGFKHVVVLGHPNFYSRFGFIPSKTKGIKPPFQVPDEVFMVHELKNGSLDHITGTVKYPPAFDVVS; the protein is encoded by the coding sequence TTGTTTATCATTCGGCCGGAACAAAAAGAAGATATTCTTGAAATTAGTGAGGTGAATAACCTTGCTTTCAAGGGAGAGGAAGAGGCCAAACTGGTAGAAGCAATCCGGGTCTCGGAGTTTTTTGTTCCGGAGTTGTCGCTGGTTGCCATTTCAAACGAAGTAATCGGTCATATATTGTTCAGTATCATTTCCATTGAAACAGATAGCGGACTCGTGCCGACGTTAGGACTCGCACCTTTATCAGTCAAACCTGAGTTCCAGAATCAGGGCATAGGCTCTGCTTTGGTAAAAGAAGGTTTAAAAAAATGCAAAGAATTAGGGTTTAAACATGTTGTCGTGTTGGGACACCCGAATTTTTATTCCAGGTTCGGGTTTATTCCTTCTAAGACCAAAGGAATCAAGCCACCGTTTCAAGTACCGGATGAAGTATTTATGGTTCATGAACTGAAAAATGGATCACTTGACCATATTACCGGAACCGTGAAGTATCCCCCAGCTTTTGATGTTGTATCTTAA
- a CDS encoding DUF6803 family protein has translation MSMTHYMSLLADNQPWNLILFMAIPVIFAETITVTEFFILFNKTTQGGLRSFNRICSILAGLYFTGIFIYLFPTAFIPLTVNGEWHTWVDVVAVGFYLSGVLFLLPLALLDLGIIARNRSAEGKLKLHFILVSGFLIVAHVAMIFGMINPEIIGGMAGMNH, from the coding sequence ATGAGCATGACGCACTACATGTCCCTGCTTGCGGACAATCAGCCATGGAATTTGATTCTATTCATGGCCATTCCCGTGATCTTTGCCGAGACGATCACTGTAACCGAATTCTTTATCCTCTTCAACAAAACGACGCAAGGCGGTCTCAGAAGCTTTAACCGCATCTGCAGCATCCTGGCCGGGTTGTATTTCACAGGAATCTTTATATACTTGTTCCCCACCGCGTTCATCCCTTTAACCGTAAACGGAGAATGGCATACTTGGGTGGACGTTGTCGCTGTTGGATTTTACTTGAGCGGTGTGCTCTTCTTATTGCCTCTCGCCCTTCTTGATCTTGGTATAATCGCCCGCAATCGTTCCGCAGAAGGAAAATTGAAGCTTCACTTTATACTCGTCAGCGGATTTCTCATTGTAGCTCACGTTGCTATGATATTCGGGATGATTAACCCGGAAATCATCGGGGGAATGGCCGGAATGAATCATTAA
- a CDS encoding RNA polymerase sigma factor yields the protein MVDEELYQIIHKAKGGDQEAFAELVKRFKGHVYRYAVGMLSNRMDAEDVSQEAFVKAFYSISGLDNEFAFSSWMIRIAANLCKDRLKKRAKEKEFSDEQPNEHLVDPNIPDPSVKLSIEECLSRLSIDHREVILLHDVQGYRYEEIADTLEVPLGTVKSRLFAARMALRKELAKEEQG from the coding sequence GTGGTAGACGAAGAACTTTATCAGATTATTCATAAAGCCAAAGGTGGCGACCAAGAAGCATTTGCCGAGCTTGTGAAACGTTTTAAAGGCCATGTTTACCGTTACGCCGTCGGCATGTTGAGCAATCGAATGGATGCTGAAGATGTTTCTCAAGAGGCGTTTGTCAAAGCGTTTTATTCGATATCCGGTCTGGACAATGAATTTGCGTTTTCCTCGTGGATGATTCGAATTGCAGCCAATCTGTGCAAGGACCGGTTGAAAAAAAGAGCAAAAGAGAAAGAGTTCAGCGATGAGCAACCCAATGAGCATTTGGTGGACCCCAATATACCCGACCCGTCGGTGAAACTATCCATAGAGGAATGCTTGAGCAGGCTTTCCATTGATCATCGGGAGGTTATCCTGCTGCATGATGTGCAAGGATACCGTTATGAAGAGATAGCGGATACGCTAGAAGTGCCTCTTGGAACCGTAAAGTCGCGGCTATTCGCAGCTCGAATGGCACTGCGTAAGGAACTAGCAAAGGAGGAGCAGGGATGA
- a CDS encoding FMN-dependent NADH-azoreductase — protein sequence MSTVLYITAHPHDHQTSYSMAVGNEFIEAYREANPGDEVIRLDLFKLDIPHIDADVFSGWGKLASGSSFDQLSDDEKAKVGRLGEIVDQYVAADKYVFVSPMWNFSFPPVLKAYIDAVCVAGKSFKYTEQGIIGLLTDKKAIHIQASGGVYSEGPAAGFESGHSYLAKIMQFHGVPSFDGIFVEGMAAKPDQAQSIKEAAIEKAKEAAKSF from the coding sequence ATGTCAACTGTTCTTTATATAACTGCCCACCCTCACGATCATCAGACTTCTTACTCCATGGCCGTCGGGAACGAATTTATCGAAGCTTACCGGGAAGCAAATCCGGGCGATGAAGTGATCAGGCTCGACTTGTTTAAACTGGACATCCCTCATATCGATGCGGACGTATTCAGCGGTTGGGGCAAGCTTGCTTCCGGATCTTCATTCGACCAGCTTTCCGACGACGAGAAGGCTAAAGTCGGAAGACTGGGTGAAATCGTGGATCAATATGTCGCAGCCGATAAATATGTATTTGTTTCACCAATGTGGAATTTTTCGTTCCCGCCGGTTTTAAAGGCCTATATTGACGCTGTTTGCGTCGCCGGCAAATCCTTCAAATATACCGAGCAAGGCATCATTGGCTTGCTGACGGACAAAAAAGCAATCCACATTCAAGCAAGCGGCGGCGTCTATTCGGAAGGCCCTGCAGCTGGTTTCGAAAGCGGCCACAGCTATTTGGCAAAAATCATGCAATTCCATGGCGTGCCGTCCTTTGACGGGATTTTTGTTGAGGGCATGGCCGCAAAGCCGGACCAAGCTCAATCGATTAAAGAAGCAGCGATCGAAAAAGCCAAAGAGGCGGCTAAATCGTTCTAA
- a CDS encoding efflux RND transporter permease subunit, with protein MKRLIEAVMQRATIILVSVVLILVWGAVSAFQMQRDYLPGINNTTLMVSLRASSYQADQMKRDITAPLEEVIRKTNGLTHLETTSYDGGLLMNLYYPMDYDMEKAENTIKQALNDAALPDGVGNPAVTRLTSSTFPILSYSLTAKNNQVDDLTLQSSLQTDIVKQLKSVPGVADVQTVGGANKGYVVSLRMKDLAANGMTLDDFNKSVAANIPSMQGNLANVKASFPIRLEGWDVTDEQLNNFTIKNSDGRSVPLSAVASVSQSLTDVKTVSRTDGRASVLINVIKTPTATITDVAQHVKERVSGIAAVKSSDVAMTLLTDRAHDLNESLKGLIREGLLGCLFSMLCVLFFFRNVRSTILIAVSLPISLLATTAILKWMGVTLNLLTVSGLIVAMGRIVDDAIVILDNIYRRVQENKDKPVLHVLASAVVEMLPAIFASTATTVAVYVPIALVGGIIGASYSGFAWSVVIALGVSFLVAMLVIPAFAYIGWREPHAKAVTLEPLMKPFLLSALKHKKTVISISILLFVAAALFAARLPFSLLPSTAGGQVAVKVELPKGTPLSEVDKEVKAVEDVLHNNAQIASYSSTFGSSLTPQADDVFDQGGGYIQQPNIANLSIQLKNKQEVNSFIPSLQSDLSHLSNRAAITVTNQNIAGDDSTIKIMLMGADGKTLEQAAELVRTKLVDIPGLSVSGKTDMTNGIPKYAISIDREKVARAGVREGDINKLLKRYMAKGKDFDIMTSTGSGVIPVDVYIDPIQKNTVKEKTLPVYTPEQVLASLSAELLTGNNGQLYRLDQLASIHKSDAVSSIQERDGQPFSVVNAQIISSDMSKVSGAVDQALKDVQVPNGVTYSLGGITEQVTQMIIEITIAVVISVLLVLLITSIVFKGWRAPFAVLISIPLAMSGVVLALYAIHGQWNLAALIGVLMLTGIVVTNGIVLIDKIERNRKEGMSLRGSIVQGSLSRVRPIFMTAGTTVLTLIPLALSYSADTVISQVLGIVVIGGMVTSTLNSFVVIPIIYEWMQRKADRNTELSLNGSAV; from the coding sequence ATGAAGCGATTAATCGAAGCAGTCATGCAGCGGGCGACCATTATTCTGGTCAGTGTCGTCCTTATTTTAGTGTGGGGGGCGGTATCGGCTTTTCAAATGCAAAGAGATTATCTCCCCGGCATCAACAACACCACCTTAATGGTTTCCCTGCGCGCATCGTCCTACCAAGCGGACCAAATGAAACGTGATATTACCGCGCCGCTAGAGGAAGTGATTCGCAAGACGAACGGACTGACCCATCTGGAGACGACCTCATACGATGGCGGGCTCTTGATGAATCTGTATTACCCGATGGATTATGATATGGAAAAAGCTGAGAACACGATCAAACAAGCGCTGAACGATGCCGCATTGCCGGATGGGGTGGGGAATCCTGCCGTGACAAGATTAACCTCCAGCACCTTCCCGATTCTGAGCTACAGTCTGACTGCGAAGAATAACCAGGTAGATGACCTGACCTTGCAATCCTCATTGCAAACGGATATTGTGAAACAATTAAAATCCGTTCCTGGAGTGGCCGATGTCCAGACCGTTGGGGGAGCAAATAAAGGCTATGTCGTCAGCCTTCGGATGAAAGATCTGGCAGCCAACGGCATGACTTTGGACGATTTTAATAAATCCGTTGCAGCCAATATTCCCAGCATGCAGGGCAACCTTGCGAATGTGAAAGCCTCTTTTCCTATTAGGTTAGAAGGTTGGGACGTCACGGATGAGCAGCTGAACAACTTTACAATTAAGAACAGCGATGGTAGAAGCGTACCTTTGTCGGCCGTTGCGTCGGTTTCCCAGTCGCTGACGGATGTCAAAACCGTCTCACGAACCGATGGCCGAGCAAGTGTGCTCATCAATGTGATCAAAACGCCGACTGCAACCATCACGGATGTTGCGCAGCATGTAAAGGAACGGGTTTCAGGCATAGCGGCGGTGAAAAGCAGTGACGTTGCGATGACGCTGCTGACGGACCGTGCCCATGACCTGAACGAATCCTTGAAGGGGCTTATTCGCGAGGGATTGCTGGGCTGCCTGTTCTCGATGCTCTGTGTGCTGTTCTTTTTCCGGAATGTGAGATCTACAATCTTGATTGCCGTATCGCTTCCCATTTCGCTCCTTGCTACGACAGCTATTCTCAAATGGATGGGCGTTACGCTTAACCTATTGACCGTTTCCGGATTAATTGTAGCCATGGGGCGCATTGTGGATGATGCGATCGTTATCCTGGATAATATATATCGGAGGGTTCAGGAAAATAAAGACAAGCCCGTCCTGCACGTTTTAGCTTCAGCGGTTGTAGAGATGCTGCCGGCGATTTTCGCCTCCACGGCGACTACCGTTGCTGTCTATGTTCCGATTGCTCTGGTCGGCGGCATCATTGGCGCTTCATATTCCGGCTTTGCCTGGTCTGTCGTCATCGCGCTTGGGGTGTCATTCCTCGTAGCAATGCTTGTCATTCCGGCTTTCGCATATATCGGTTGGAGAGAGCCTCATGCCAAAGCGGTAACGCTTGAGCCCTTGATGAAGCCATTCCTCTTATCCGCATTGAAGCACAAAAAAACAGTGATCAGTATCTCGATCCTCCTGTTTGTTGCCGCCGCCCTGTTCGCCGCCCGTCTGCCGTTTAGCCTGCTGCCCAGTACGGCCGGCGGACAGGTGGCTGTAAAAGTGGAGCTGCCGAAAGGAACCCCGCTCTCGGAAGTGGATAAGGAAGTAAAAGCTGTTGAAGATGTTCTGCATAACAACGCCCAAATCGCTTCCTATTCATCCACTTTCGGTTCTTCATTAACACCGCAGGCAGATGACGTATTTGACCAAGGCGGCGGGTATATTCAGCAGCCGAACATAGCCAATCTTTCCATTCAATTAAAAAACAAGCAGGAAGTTAATTCGTTCATACCGTCTTTACAGTCTGATTTGTCCCATCTTTCTAACCGTGCCGCCATTACGGTAACCAATCAGAACATCGCAGGCGATGATTCAACGATTAAAATCATGCTGATGGGCGCAGATGGCAAGACACTGGAGCAGGCCGCGGAACTTGTGCGGACCAAACTGGTTGATATCCCAGGCCTAAGCGTATCGGGCAAAACCGATATGACCAATGGCATTCCAAAGTATGCCATATCCATCGATAGGGAGAAGGTTGCAAGGGCCGGTGTCAGGGAAGGTGACATTAACAAGCTGTTGAAACGGTATATGGCCAAAGGGAAGGACTTTGACATCATGACGTCAACCGGTTCGGGAGTCATTCCGGTAGATGTCTACATCGACCCTATTCAAAAGAACACGGTTAAAGAGAAGACATTGCCTGTCTATACACCGGAACAAGTGCTGGCTTCTCTATCAGCAGAGCTGCTCACCGGCAATAACGGCCAGTTGTACCGGTTGGATCAATTGGCATCCATTCATAAAAGCGATGCGGTTTCATCCATTCAAGAGCGCGATGGTCAGCCATTCTCAGTCGTTAACGCGCAAATCATTTCCAGTGACATGAGCAAAGTGTCGGGCGCGGTCGATCAGGCTCTGAAAGATGTGCAGGTTCCAAACGGGGTAACCTATTCCCTGGGAGGCATTACAGAGCAGGTTACGCAAATGATAATCGAAATAACGATAGCTGTAGTGATTTCAGTATTGCTCGTCCTGCTTATTACCAGCATTGTATTTAAAGGATGGAGAGCGCCGTTTGCCGTATTGATAAGCATTCCGCTGGCTATGTCCGGTGTGGTGCTCGCGTTGTATGCGATCCACGGTCAATGGAACCTGGCTGCATTAATTGGGGTACTGATGCTTACGGGTATAGTAGTGACTAACGGGATTGTCCTTATCGATAAAATTGAACGAAATCGAAAAGAAGGAATGAGCCTGAGGGGGTCCATAGTGCAGGGGAGTCTGTCCCGGGTACGTCCGATTTTTATGACTGCGGGCACAACCGTTCTTACGCTGATTCCGCTTGCTTTATCCTATAGCGCCGATACGGTCATTTCACAGGTGCTTGGCATCGTGGTTATTGGCGGTATGGTCACCTCAACACTAAACAGCTTTGTGGTAATCCCGATTATTTACGAATGGATGCAGAGAAAAGCGGACCGGAATACCGAGCTGTCCTTGAACGGAAGCGCAGTGTGA
- the bacA gene encoding undecaprenyl-diphosphate phosphatase has translation MHEFIIAIIQGIVEGVTEFLPVSSTGHLILSGELLGFTGEKADTFEIIIQLGAILAVAVIYWRRILGLLGLMKIQSEDGSTKERPKLNLLHIILACLPAMILGFILHSFIKTYLFSPYTVLAGLVLGGLFMLLGQKKQTPVRAESIDQLSYRQALTIGLFQCLSLWPGFSRSGATIAGGLLSGAGYKAATNFSFLVAIPMMIAASGYELLKSYQTLTAADAGFFIVGFLVAFVVALLAVITFLKLLERLKLAPFAYYRFALAAIFFIYLLAY, from the coding sequence ATGCACGAGTTCATTATCGCAATCATTCAAGGAATTGTAGAGGGAGTCACTGAATTTCTGCCGGTATCATCCACAGGCCATCTTATTTTGAGCGGAGAACTTCTCGGATTCACCGGAGAAAAAGCCGACACTTTCGAAATCATCATCCAGCTTGGAGCTATTCTTGCTGTAGCCGTCATTTATTGGCGGCGGATACTCGGCTTGCTGGGTCTAATGAAGATCCAATCCGAAGATGGATCTACGAAAGAGAGGCCGAAATTAAACCTTTTACATATCATATTGGCTTGCTTACCGGCAATGATACTTGGGTTTATACTTCATTCCTTTATTAAAACGTATCTGTTCTCACCTTATACCGTACTTGCGGGACTTGTACTGGGAGGACTCTTTATGCTTCTTGGCCAGAAGAAACAGACTCCTGTGCGGGCGGAGAGCATTGATCAGCTGTCGTATAGACAGGCGCTGACGATTGGTCTATTCCAGTGCCTATCCCTGTGGCCGGGATTCTCCCGTTCCGGAGCGACCATTGCCGGGGGCTTGCTGTCGGGAGCAGGCTATAAAGCCGCGACTAATTTTTCCTTCCTGGTTGCCATCCCGATGATGATTGCCGCAAGCGGTTATGAATTACTAAAGAGCTACCAGACGTTAACGGCAGCCGATGCCGGCTTCTTCATCGTCGGATTCCTCGTAGCCTTCGTAGTGGCGCTCCTGGCCGTGATAACCTTCCTGAAGCTTCTTGAGCGGCTGAAGCTCGCGCCGTTTGCCTATTACCGGTTTGCGCTTGCCGCAATTTTCTTCATCTATTTGCTGGCATATTAA
- a CDS encoding MmyB family transcriptional regulator, with protein sequence MGEQIRGLTQISQEFKEMWQRQEVLYAPEGNKVIDHPVAGELIFQHLSFTVTDLPELQVVINTPLDGTDTADKVKRLLLQ encoded by the coding sequence GTGGGGGAACAAATCCGGGGATTAACGCAAATCAGCCAAGAATTCAAGGAAATGTGGCAGCGCCAAGAAGTTCTCTACGCTCCGGAAGGGAACAAGGTGATTGATCACCCGGTAGCAGGGGAATTGATCTTTCAACATCTTTCATTTACGGTTACCGACTTGCCTGAGCTTCAAGTCGTGATTAATACGCCGCTGGATGGTACGGACACAGCCGACAAAGTGAAACGGCTTCTTTTACAATAG
- a CDS encoding VTT domain-containing protein, with amino-acid sequence MNIVTAWLEQYGYGVIFIALFLEMLALPLPGEMLMSYTGLFVFEGKLNLPLSILSASAGVTAGITLSYWIGHWLGRPFVHKYGHRVHLGEEQLLRMNIWFEKYGDKLLFVAYFIPGIRHITGYFCGVTRMPFRKYAIYAYSGAIFWVSLFISLGRVLGPKWEAYHQTVNRYMILFGVASALLTLLIYFYQKHRQRALAALMVLLTKGVRHFNSLGKVRFLVLSSFAAFVLFVSLMLGLIQDFLAQEFNRFDEVASYVVLSVFGPEWKDLMNGFALLGSIYLYGPLIAITAIWIILSARQKLLELSFLFWVVIGGEMLDEGLRMLFHRPGPVAAGYQIFNTFPSEETLTSISVCGFSAFLMLRHYSNNLIRISAVLAVILLGLLVGVSRIYFKVQFPSDVAAGYVFGGVWISLNVILLEILRILQTNEIMA; translated from the coding sequence GTGAACATAGTTACCGCATGGCTTGAACAATATGGATACGGAGTTATTTTTATAGCCTTATTCCTTGAGATGCTCGCATTGCCTCTTCCTGGTGAAATGTTGATGAGCTATACGGGATTATTCGTTTTTGAAGGGAAATTGAATTTGCCGCTCAGCATCTTATCCGCGAGTGCCGGTGTAACAGCCGGCATCACCCTTTCTTACTGGATCGGTCACTGGCTGGGAAGGCCCTTTGTACACAAGTATGGGCATCGGGTTCATCTGGGTGAAGAGCAGCTTCTAAGAATGAATATTTGGTTTGAAAAATACGGAGACAAGCTGTTGTTCGTTGCGTACTTTATACCCGGGATCAGACATATTACAGGGTACTTCTGTGGGGTAACCCGTATGCCTTTCCGGAAATATGCGATTTATGCGTATTCGGGCGCCATTTTTTGGGTCAGCTTATTCATTTCACTTGGCAGGGTATTGGGACCGAAATGGGAAGCTTACCACCAAACCGTGAATCGCTATATGATCCTGTTTGGGGTCGCTTCCGCGTTGTTGACCTTGCTGATCTATTTCTATCAGAAGCATAGACAGCGTGCCCTGGCAGCGCTTATGGTCTTGCTTACAAAAGGTGTGCGCCATTTCAACTCGCTCGGCAAAGTCAGATTCCTGGTGCTGTCTTCGTTTGCCGCATTTGTGTTGTTTGTTTCCTTGATGCTGGGACTTATACAGGATTTCTTGGCACAGGAATTTAACCGCTTTGACGAGGTTGCTTCTTATGTCGTCCTCTCGGTATTTGGACCTGAATGGAAGGACCTTATGAACGGCTTTGCCCTGTTAGGTTCGATCTATCTGTACGGGCCTCTGATTGCAATAACCGCTATTTGGATCATACTGAGTGCCCGCCAAAAGCTGCTTGAGCTATCCTTCCTGTTCTGGGTCGTCATCGGTGGGGAAATGCTTGATGAAGGATTGCGGATGCTTTTTCATCGTCCCGGGCCGGTTGCGGCCGGATATCAAATATTCAACACCTTCCCTAGTGAGGAAACCTTAACTTCGATCAGCGTATGCGGCTTTTCCGCATTTTTAATGCTTCGTCATTACAGTAATAATCTCATCCGGATTTCAGCCGTTTTAGCCGTCATACTCTTGGGTCTCCTTGTCGGGGTTAGCCGGATTTATTTCAAAGTGCAATTTCCGAGTGACGTTGCGGCCGGCTATGTCTTCGGCGGAGTATGGATCAGTCTGAACGTCATTCTGCTGGAGATTCTGCGAATACTTCAGACGAACGAAATTATGGCATGA
- a CDS encoding anti-sigma factor family protein — MTGHLEEQLSAYMDEELSDDERRQIEAHLEICESCQVLLEELLTLQSNITRTYEEIQGPADFEIRVMQAIADRQEPAAAGKGWIFVPLLSFMALGLLWFAAGAILMKLINGFLKLIVALVYMASHFVSGVPVLSGAAVVLSLIILSTSVYSLRRLLQASTS, encoded by the coding sequence ATGACCGGCCATTTAGAGGAGCAATTATCCGCTTATATGGATGAGGAGTTAAGTGATGACGAAAGACGGCAGATCGAAGCCCATTTGGAGATATGTGAGTCCTGTCAAGTCCTGCTGGAAGAGCTGTTAACCCTCCAAAGCAACATCACACGCACTTATGAAGAGATTCAAGGACCGGCAGATTTTGAAATCCGGGTTATGCAGGCAATCGCAGACAGGCAAGAACCAGCTGCCGCCGGAAAGGGTTGGATATTCGTTCCTCTTCTTTCTTTCATGGCACTTGGGTTACTCTGGTTCGCAGCCGGAGCCATCTTAATGAAACTGATTAACGGGTTTTTGAAATTGATTGTCGCTCTAGTCTATATGGCTTCGCATTTCGTTTCAGGTGTGCCTGTCTTATCCGGGGCAGCGGTTGTGCTTTCCTTAATAATCCTGTCAACCTCCGTTTATTCGCTTAGACGGCTGCTTCAAGCCTCAACCAGTTGA
- a CDS encoding MFS transporter — translation MGISNTVEEPRQSFTRLAVVLFFMEWVRGAFLVAYLPAYALEGWGLSSSIVGIAVSVHYLTDSLIKGFTGYLLDRFSNRKVLHGGFTLSMIGLLLMATTHNAWILIAASACLGAGFSPIWIICMSQIKEENRAQQAGVLYAYWMAGLGLGPVTLNLVMGWGLSISLLIIGLFFTAGWILAAMVKLDDAAAAPRLELTVNEQFAALWDKVKKGGFLVPGMVLQTTAGGILAPFLTSFAVKHVGLSHTQLSIVLLMGGAGVILLLVPMGKWFDYAGGRWFLVLGFGIFAAALFGLTSISSFAGAMGFSVLLGCAYAALLPSWNALMACYIPEDSVGTSWGLLFSIEGLGVVIGPLIGSWLASAGNELLPFQVSACMFGVISLVYLLSPSRLFAHKERSMG, via the coding sequence ATGGGTATCTCTAATACGGTAGAAGAGCCTCGGCAATCCTTCACCCGCCTGGCGGTTGTTCTCTTTTTCATGGAGTGGGTAAGAGGGGCCTTTCTGGTCGCTTATTTGCCGGCATATGCACTGGAGGGCTGGGGGCTTTCCTCATCCATCGTCGGAATAGCCGTATCCGTTCACTATTTGACCGACAGCCTGATCAAAGGCTTCACCGGCTATCTGCTGGACAGATTCTCTAACCGGAAGGTGCTTCACGGCGGCTTCACCCTCAGCATGATTGGACTGTTGCTCATGGCAACTACTCATAACGCGTGGATTCTCATTGCCGCTTCAGCTTGTTTGGGAGCCGGCTTCTCACCGATCTGGATCATTTGCATGAGCCAAATCAAAGAAGAGAACCGGGCGCAGCAGGCAGGGGTCTTATATGCATATTGGATGGCGGGTCTGGGACTCGGTCCGGTCACCCTTAATCTGGTTATGGGCTGGGGCTTGTCCATTTCGCTTTTAATTATTGGCCTGTTTTTTACCGCCGGCTGGATATTGGCCGCTATGGTGAAGCTTGATGATGCCGCGGCGGCGCCGCGTTTGGAGCTCACCGTAAATGAGCAGTTTGCCGCTTTGTGGGACAAAGTGAAAAAGGGCGGTTTTCTGGTGCCCGGCATGGTGCTGCAAACTACGGCGGGTGGAATACTGGCTCCTTTTTTAACAAGCTTTGCGGTCAAGCATGTGGGCCTCTCGCATACACAGCTATCCATCGTATTATTGATGGGCGGCGCCGGTGTAATTCTGCTTCTTGTCCCGATGGGCAAATGGTTCGATTATGCCGGGGGAAGATGGTTCCTGGTATTGGGGTTCGGTATTTTTGCAGCGGCATTATTCGGACTAACTTCGATCAGCTCTTTCGCCGGCGCAATGGGGTTCTCGGTTCTGTTAGGGTGTGCGTATGCAGCGTTATTGCCTTCATGGAACGCATTAATGGCTTGCTATATTCCTGAAGATTCCGTTGGAACAAGCTGGGGGCTGCTGTTCTCCATTGAAGGTTTGGGGGTAGTCATCGGTCCACTGATCGGAAGCTGGCTGGCAAGCGCAGGTAATGAGCTTCTGCCTTTTCAGGTCAGCGCGTGTATGTTCGGGGTGATCAGTCTGGTTTATCTGCTGTCTCCATCCCGTTTGTTTGCGCATAAAGAAAGGTCGATGGGTTAA
- a CDS encoding MGDG synthase family glycosyltransferase: MNPNPVVLIVTSTFGDGHVKVAEAIEHSFRSRGIDQVHTVDLFAEVHPKLNELSRKFYLNSAVYAQGLYGLLYEMTSGMKPRRALGRLLHSMGKRKVQKILDDMRPDVIIHTFPYLAAAELGEETVSGVPIFTVMTDYVLHGRWLHPHTMKYFIATEGMRQALLSEGIAEDAVVVSGIPIRQAFETYQDRELLLKKHGLCGDRRYILLAAGAYGVMSHTSKLIETVIAKSDFDLIVLCGNNHKLRKAMEELYQENSRVHLLGYTEEMQELMCISSCLLSKAGGITLTEAIAQSLPVIVYRPLPGQEAGNAEWLSRQKVIDTAHNEEQLIDQLRQLEKPLYRRERIRRMKAFSRKSSAEHIVSEILNAVERRQPFAGQAKPKIVEGQVKTIHGYL, encoded by the coding sequence ATGAACCCAAACCCTGTAGTGCTAATTGTGACCTCCACGTTTGGAGACGGTCATGTCAAGGTGGCTGAAGCTATTGAACATTCTTTCAGATCCAGAGGGATTGATCAGGTCCACACTGTAGACCTCTTTGCAGAAGTCCATCCTAAACTGAATGAGCTTTCCCGAAAATTCTATTTGAACAGCGCGGTATACGCTCAAGGACTGTATGGATTATTGTACGAGATGACGAGCGGGATGAAGCCGAGACGCGCCCTGGGCCGGCTTTTGCATTCCATGGGCAAGCGAAAGGTTCAAAAGATACTGGACGATATGCGGCCGGATGTCATTATTCATACCTTTCCTTATTTGGCAGCCGCCGAACTTGGCGAGGAGACTGTAAGCGGGGTGCCGATATTCACCGTCATGACGGATTATGTTCTGCACGGAAGATGGCTCCATCCGCACACTATGAAGTACTTTATCGCAACGGAAGGTATGAGGCAGGCCCTGCTGTCGGAAGGTATTGCTGAAGACGCGGTCGTTGTCAGCGGAATTCCAATCCGTCAAGCTTTTGAGACTTACCAGGATCGTGAACTGCTCCTGAAAAAGCACGGATTATGCGGAGACCGGCGCTATATTCTCCTTGCAGCCGGCGCTTACGGCGTAATGAGTCATACCAGCAAATTAATAGAGACCGTAATCGCAAAATCCGATTTCGATTTAATTGTGCTCTGCGGAAATAATCATAAGCTGCGAAAGGCTATGGAAGAACTTTATCAAGAGAACAGCCGTGTCCATTTGCTCGGCTATACGGAAGAAATGCAGGAACTTATGTGCATTTCCTCTTGTCTGCTGTCCAAGGCCGGCGGAATTACGCTTACCGAGGCGATTGCCCAATCTCTTCCGGTGATTGTATACCGGCCGCTCCCCGGACAGGAGGCAGGCAACGCGGAATGGCTATCCCGGCAAAAAGTGATAGACACCGCTCACAATGAGGAACAGTTAATCGATCAGCTTCGTCAATTGGAGAAACCGTTATACCGGAGAGAACGGATACGGCGTATGAAGGCTTTTTCCCGAAAATCGTCCGCAGAGCATATCGTTTCCGAGATTTTGAATGCTGTGGAGCGGCGGCAACCCTTTGCCGGGCAAGCGAAGCCCAAGATCGTCGAAGGGCAGGTGAAGACCATCCATGGGTATCTCTAA